AGAGTGAAAAATCTTTTTGATCAATAACGGGCCGGGCCTGCAAGGAAAGCGGTAAAAAAAACAAAAAGAAGAAAAATAAATTTTTCATCCCACTTGTCTCATGGCTTCCATCGGTTCTAACTTAGCGGCCTTCCAGGCTGGGTAAAAAGCAGCTAAGAGATTAGCACAAAGCACAACTAAAATGGCTAGCCCCACGTGTTCCCAATGAATCTTTGGATAAATAGTAGTGCCAATAAAAAAGTTAGAAAAGGTTTCTCCAAAACGAGAAAGATCGATCCCCCTTTTTGCCAAAATAGCGGCAATGCCCATGCCTAGGCCTGCTCCCATGACTGTACCCACAAAGGTAAGCCACAGTGTTTCTAGAAAAAGTAATAAGGCCACTTGTGGGTCTTTGGTACCAAGCGCCTTCATCAAACCAAATTCTCGAATGCGCTCGATATAAGACATCATGAGGGTATTCAAAACTCCGGTCCCTAAAATACTCAGCACAATCACCACTACAATAAAAATCATGCGTTGTTGAAATTCGACTAATTGCGAAAGCATGGGTGCAATCTCTTCCCAAGGCGAAACTTTGTATTTGCTAAGGTCAAGTTTTGCGCGAAGTGTTTCAAGAATGGGCTTGATGGGAAGATCGGGATAAGTTCGAATGATGATCTTGGTTTTTTGCTGCTCCAAGGCCAACATGCGTTGCACAATGGGTTGATTCAAATAAACTGTGGAATGGTCAATTTGATCCGAACCCGTCTTAAAAATCCCCACCACCCGAAAAGATTCGCCCACCAATGACCCATAGCGATCTTGCATCACCACCACGACCTTATCGCCTAAACCCACTTCGAGCTGTTTGGCCATGGGTTCGCCAATCACGGTCTCATGCTCATCAGCGGTCGTAATATCGCGGCCTGCGGTTAGATAATTTTTGGGGTTAAATTTATTTTCGGTCGCTGGATCCGCCCCCACCACAAAGGTCATCATAGAATTATTGGCTGAAGAAATAATCCCTGAGGTTAAAATTCTTTCAACATATTTTTCAATGCCAGGGGTTTCGGCTAAAATCTTTCGCACTTCTGCGGGGTCTTCGATAAAAATATTAACATTGTAAAGACCTTCGGCACCTTTGGGATAAATTTGAATGTCGCCGGTAATAAGGCTCTTAATCCCTTCTTTCATTTGATATTGAAAGCCATCTACAAAACTCCACAAAAAAATTACCGCCGCTAATCCAAAAGAAACCGCGCTAATCGTAATAAAAGATCTGCGTTTGTTGCGCAGGATATTACGCCAAGCAATTTTAAAAAAAATCGTCACCGATCCTCCACCACTTCACCGTCTTTTAAACGAATCAAGGTTTGAGTTTTTTCAATCACCATCGGGTCATGCGAGGCCACCACAAAGGTCATGGCAAAAGATTCTCCCAATTCTCGAAAGAGAGAAATTAAATCTGCCCCGGTTTTGGAGTCGAGATTGGCCGTGGGTTCATCGGCTAAAACAAGGGCTGGATTAGCGGCAATGGCCCGGGCTACCGCCACGCGCTGTTGTTGGCCTCCGCTCATATGAATAGGGCGAGTATGAATATAATTAGCCAACCCCACCCGCACGAGTAATTCTTCAGCCCTTTGTCTGCGTTGCTTGAGCGCAACCCCTTGCAGCAACATCACATACTCAACATTTTCATAAGCGGTAAGCACCGAAATTAAATTATAGGCCTGAAAAACAAAACCGATTTTGTGCAAACGAAATTCTGCCAACTGGTTTTTGTTGAGAGAAGATAGATCCTGCCCATCAATCAAAATCTTGCCTTCGGTAGGGTGATCCAGCGCCCCTAAAAGATGCAAGAGTGTGGATTTGCCCGAACCCGAGGGCCCTGCTAGGGTTACAAATTGACCTTGCTTGATTTCCAAATTGATATTCTTGAGCGCTTCCACCGCAATTCCATCGGAATGATAGGTTTTAGAAAGGTTTTTGAGAGTAATCATGAAATACCATCACTCTTTTTTGGTAAAATGTTGCTGGGAAAAAATCCAATCGGCGATTGGCGGTGTGGGATTAAAATCAATAGTCAGCAGTTTTAATAAAGTTTTTTCGCCCCCCTTGGCTACATTTTCCATGTCCCAAACGGTGGGCAGTAAAACTCCATCCATCTTTTTAAACTCCGTAAACTTCATGTGTTTGATCAACTTACCTTTTTCATCATAAAAAGATTGCGCTAAGGGCAGCAACTCTTCTTTCCACATCCAAAACACCACCTTACCCCAAACCACGGGTGCATTGGGTTTGGGTAAAAGCTCGATTTGCAAAACGGTTTTG
The nucleotide sequence above comes from Deltaproteobacteria bacterium. Encoded proteins:
- a CDS encoding ABC transporter permease, with protein sequence MTIFFKIAWRNILRNKRRSFITISAVSFGLAAVIFLWSFVDGFQYQMKEGIKSLITGDIQIYPKGAEGLYNVNIFIEDPAEVRKILAETPGIEKYVERILTSGIISSANNSMMTFVVGADPATENKFNPKNYLTAGRDITTADEHETVIGEPMAKQLEVGLGDKVVVVMQDRYGSLVGESFRVVGIFKTGSDQIDHSTVYLNQPIVQRMLALEQQKTKIIIRTYPDLPIKPILETLRAKLDLSKYKVSPWEEIAPMLSQLVEFQQRMIFIVVVIVLSILGTGVLNTLMMSYIERIREFGLMKALGTKDPQVALLLFLETLWLTFVGTVMGAGLGMGIAAILAKRGIDLSRFGETFSNFFIGTTIYPKIHWEHVGLAILVVLCANLLAAFYPAWKAAKLEPMEAMRQVG
- a CDS encoding ABC transporter ATP-binding protein codes for the protein MITLKNLSKTYHSDGIAVEALKNINLEIKQGQFVTLAGPSGSGKSTLLHLLGALDHPTEGKILIDGQDLSSLNKNQLAEFRLHKIGFVFQAYNLISVLTAYENVEYVMLLQGVALKQRRQRAEELLVRVGLANYIHTRPIHMSGGQQQRVAVARAIAANPALVLADEPTANLDSKTGADLISLFRELGESFAMTFVVASHDPMVIEKTQTLIRLKDGEVVEDR